One Pantoea trifolii DNA segment encodes these proteins:
- a CDS encoding amino acid ABC transporter permease produces the protein MTQFTDWDILRNLLLAARWTILLSLVAFFGGTLVTLPLLFMRLLKRKWPMRLVRAYTELFQGTPLLMQLFLAFFGVGLFGIDVAPWTAASLALTLYTSAFLVDIWYGSIRALPKGQWEASRCLGLTFGQTLFRVVAPQAIRIAIAPTVGFAVQVIKGTALASIIGFVELTKAGTILNNVTYEPFKVFGLVALGYFLMCYPLSRYSQYLEKKFNAAHHH, from the coding sequence ATGACGCAATTTACCGACTGGGACATCCTGCGCAACCTGCTGCTGGCAGCGCGCTGGACAATTTTACTCTCGCTGGTGGCGTTTTTTGGCGGCACGCTGGTGACTTTACCGCTGCTGTTTATGCGCCTGTTGAAACGCAAATGGCCGATGCGCCTGGTGCGCGCGTACACCGAGCTGTTTCAGGGCACGCCGCTGCTGATGCAGCTGTTCCTCGCCTTCTTCGGCGTCGGCTTGTTCGGCATCGATGTGGCGCCATGGACCGCCGCCTCGCTGGCCTTAACGCTCTACACCAGCGCGTTTCTGGTGGATATCTGGTACGGCAGTATTCGCGCCCTGCCAAAAGGGCAGTGGGAAGCGTCGCGCTGTCTCGGCCTGACCTTTGGTCAAACGCTGTTTCGCGTGGTGGCGCCGCAGGCGATTCGCATCGCGATCGCGCCGACGGTTGGGTTTGCCGTGCAGGTGATTAAAGGCACCGCGCTGGCTTCGATTATCGGTTTCGTCGAGCTCACCAAAGCCGGCACCATTTTGAATAACGTGACGTATGAGCCGTTCAAGGTGTTTGGCCTGGTGGCGCTCGGTTACTTCCTGATGTGTTATCCGCTGTCGCGTTACAGCCAGTACCTGGAGAAAAAATTCAATGCCGCTCATCACCATTAA